A region of Pseudomonas marginalis DNA encodes the following proteins:
- a CDS encoding D-amino acid dehydrogenase, with product MARQVCIIGGGVIGLASAYALVRAGHEVTVIDARDTVGSETSFANGGQLSYRYVAPLADAGVPLQAIGWLLRGDSPLKLRPRLDPRQWRWMAAFIGACRGSVNKRNAAHLLRLASLSQNTLQQWRVDDRLDTFNWRRNGKLVTFRNADTFERARSKVTDILQQQVLSALDCARLEPALAQVAGEFVGGIYTPNEEVADCHAFCQQLAARLEASGRCTFLLGRKVTRIRHADGAVQAIELGGEVMPVEHLVLAAGHRAAELALPGVSLPLYPLKGYSLSVPIGAQHQAPNVSITDYDRKMVYARIGEQLRVAAMVDIVGFDASLEPKRLALMKRQAVETFPTAGDYANAVEWAGMRPATPTGVPLIGPSVYRNLWLNLGHGALGFTLACGSGQLLAELIGHHLPSIDMQGLAPRAA from the coding sequence ATGGCCAGGCAGGTTTGCATCATTGGCGGTGGCGTTATCGGCCTGGCGAGTGCCTACGCGTTGGTACGTGCAGGTCATGAAGTGACGGTGATCGACGCGCGTGACACCGTGGGCAGCGAAACCAGCTTCGCCAATGGCGGGCAATTGTCCTACCGCTACGTCGCACCGCTGGCGGATGCGGGAGTGCCGCTACAGGCGATTGGCTGGTTGCTGCGCGGTGACTCGCCACTGAAGCTGCGCCCACGCCTGGACCCCCGACAATGGCGCTGGATGGCTGCGTTCATCGGCGCTTGCCGTGGCTCGGTGAACAAGCGCAACGCCGCCCACTTGCTGCGCCTGGCGAGCCTGAGCCAAAACACCTTGCAGCAATGGCGCGTCGACGATCGCCTGGACACGTTCAATTGGCGGCGTAACGGCAAGCTGGTGACCTTTCGCAATGCCGATACCTTTGAGCGTGCGCGCAGCAAGGTCACCGACATCCTGCAACAACAGGTGCTGTCGGCGCTGGATTGTGCGCGCCTGGAACCGGCGCTGGCGCAGGTGGCGGGTGAGTTTGTCGGTGGTATCTATACGCCCAATGAAGAAGTGGCGGACTGTCATGCCTTCTGCCAACAGCTGGCGGCACGCCTTGAAGCGTCGGGGCGCTGCACCTTTCTGCTGGGGCGCAAGGTCACCAGGATTCGCCATGCCGACGGCGCGGTACAGGCCATCGAGCTGGGCGGCGAAGTGATGCCGGTGGAACACCTGGTGCTGGCGGCCGGTCATCGCGCCGCCGAGTTGGCATTGCCCGGCGTGTCACTGCCACTGTATCCACTCAAGGGCTATAGCCTCAGCGTACCGATTGGCGCACAGCACCAGGCGCCGAATGTGAGCATCACCGACTACGACCGCAAGATGGTCTACGCGCGTATCGGCGAACAGCTGCGGGTGGCGGCCATGGTGGATATCGTCGGCTTTGACGCCAGCCTTGAGCCCAAGCGCCTGGCGCTGATGAAACGCCAGGCGGTCGAGACATTTCCTACCGCTGGCGACTATGCCAATGCTGTGGAATGGGCCGGTATGCGTCCCGCCACCCCGACCGGTGTGCCGCTGATTGGCCCCAGCGTGTATCGCAACCTGTGGCTGAACCTGGGCCACGGCGCCCTCGGCTTTACCCTGGCGTGCGGCAGCGGCCAATTGCTGGCCGAGCTGATCGGCCACCACCTACCTTCCATAGATATGCAGGGCCTGGCGCCCCGCGCCGCGTGA
- a CDS encoding LysR family transcriptional regulator, with protein MRLRHIEIFQAIRQTGSISAAAQLLHVSQPAVTKVLQHAELQLGFPLFLRVRGKLQPTPEALALESEVEKVTASLQGVRRLAKSLRRAPGQSVRIGAIPALALSLLPPAIQEWKRDYPDIACELSSDHSRELVQKLLMREIDLALTLSFSGHPGLTTQVLANGVLVALASKNYWPDAELHQALPLADLAGAPLIGLSSADPLAAKLDNYLESVDPPPRVTISVQTYSLARAMVESGAGLTVIDPFTALGASTATTCIRTLTPPLPITLYALTRANEPPPHMLANLLQILGNRAQELLERL; from the coding sequence ATGCGCTTGCGTCATATCGAAATCTTCCAGGCCATCCGCCAGACCGGCTCCATCAGCGCCGCCGCGCAGTTGCTGCATGTCTCCCAACCGGCGGTGACCAAGGTGTTGCAACATGCCGAGTTACAATTGGGTTTCCCGCTGTTTTTGCGGGTACGCGGCAAATTGCAGCCCACGCCCGAAGCCCTGGCGCTGGAAAGCGAAGTCGAAAAAGTCACCGCGAGCCTGCAAGGCGTGCGGCGCCTGGCCAAGAGCCTGCGCCGCGCCCCGGGGCAAAGTGTGCGGATTGGTGCAATCCCGGCATTGGCGCTGTCGCTGCTGCCCCCGGCGATTCAGGAATGGAAGCGCGACTACCCGGACATCGCCTGCGAGCTGTCCAGCGACCATAGCCGCGAGCTGGTGCAAAAACTGTTGATGCGCGAAATCGACCTGGCACTGACCCTCAGCTTCTCCGGCCATCCCGGGTTGACCACACAAGTGCTGGCCAACGGTGTGTTGGTGGCCCTGGCGTCGAAAAACTACTGGCCGGACGCTGAGCTGCATCAGGCCCTGCCCCTGGCAGACCTCGCGGGGGCACCGTTGATTGGCCTGTCCAGCGCCGACCCACTGGCGGCAAAGCTCGACAACTACCTGGAGAGCGTCGACCCGCCGCCTCGGGTGACGATCTCGGTGCAAACCTATTCCCTGGCGCGGGCAATGGTGGAGTCCGGCGCAGGCTTGACGGTCATCGACCCCTTTACCGCCCTCGGCGCATCGACGGCGACCACCTGCATCCGCACACTTACACCGCCGCTGCCGATCACCCTCTACGCCTTGACCCGTGCCAATGAACCACCGCCGCATATGCTGGCCAACCTGCTACAGATCCTCGGCAACCGGGCTCAGGAGCTGCTGGAGCGCCTATAA
- the trhA gene encoding PAQR family membrane homeostasis protein TrhA, whose protein sequence is MYHGERFNAWSHLLGAVAACIGAVWMLVVASLDGSPWKIVSVAIYGFTLMVLYSASTVYHSVQGRRKEIMQKVDHFSIYLLIAGSYTPFCLVTLRGPWGWTLFGIVWGLAVIGILQEIKPRSEARILSIVIYAVMGWIVLVAVKPLIAALGTAGFIWLAAGGVLYTVGIIFFALEDRLRHSHGIWHLFVIGGSLLHFVAIMHYVL, encoded by the coding sequence ATGTATCACGGGGAACGATTCAACGCCTGGAGCCATTTGCTCGGTGCGGTCGCGGCGTGTATTGGCGCCGTGTGGATGTTGGTGGTGGCGAGCCTGGACGGCAGCCCCTGGAAAATCGTCAGCGTGGCGATTTATGGCTTTACGCTGATGGTGCTGTACAGCGCGTCGACCGTGTACCACAGCGTGCAGGGGCGGCGAAAAGAGATCATGCAGAAGGTCGATCACTTTTCGATCTACTTGCTGATCGCCGGCAGCTACACGCCGTTTTGCCTGGTGACGTTGAGAGGCCCGTGGGGCTGGACGCTGTTCGGCATCGTGTGGGGGCTGGCGGTGATCGGCATCCTGCAGGAGATCAAGCCGCGTTCCGAGGCGCGCATCCTGTCCATCGTGATCTACGCGGTGATGGGCTGGATCGTGCTGGTGGCGGTCAAGCCGCTGATCGCCGCGCTGGGCACCGCCGGGTTTATCTGGCTGGCGGCGGGCGGGGTGCTGTACACCGTCGGCATCATCTTCTTTGCCCTGGAGGATCGCCTGCGGCATTCCCATGGGATCTGGCATTTGTTTGTGATCGGCGGCAGCCTGCTGCATTTCGTGGCGATCATGCACTACGTGTTATAG
- a CDS encoding LysR substrate-binding domain-containing protein — MLIDEEFTLKKLEIFLAFMRTGNLARAAAELQTSNVSVHRAIHSLENALRCPLFKHEGRNLTPLESAYVLEERAQKLIADVVDSVRLTREAAGFSAERFKLGSLYSLTVKTVPQLIMGLKIRRSELNIDLILGSNFDLLYKLKNMEVDAILISLDEHANDPDCEQIELFCDDIFLATPADSPFDRAQEIDLADVRDATFITLTQGFATHQDGNRVFKQAGFEPKVAMQVNDIFTLLSMVSSGVGYALLPGRIAAVYENRVKLIPLQPRYRLQQHIGVVFLKAKERDPNLLALLAECRMYANRQGTA, encoded by the coding sequence ATGCTGATCGACGAAGAATTCACCCTCAAGAAACTGGAAATCTTCCTGGCATTCATGCGCACCGGCAACCTGGCCCGCGCCGCCGCCGAGCTGCAAACCAGCAATGTCAGCGTGCACCGCGCCATCCACTCGCTGGAAAATGCCTTGCGCTGCCCGCTGTTCAAACACGAGGGCCGCAACCTCACCCCGCTGGAAAGCGCCTACGTGCTGGAAGAACGCGCACAGAAACTCATCGCCGATGTGGTCGACAGCGTACGCCTGACCCGCGAAGCCGCCGGCTTCTCCGCCGAACGCTTCAAGCTAGGCTCGCTGTATTCGCTGACGGTCAAGACCGTGCCGCAATTGATCATGGGCCTGAAGATCAGGCGCAGCGAACTCAATATCGACCTGATCCTCGGCTCCAATTTCGACCTGCTGTACAAGCTCAAGAACATGGAAGTCGACGCAATCCTCATCTCCCTCGACGAACACGCCAACGACCCCGACTGCGAACAGATCGAGCTGTTCTGCGACGACATCTTCCTCGCCACCCCCGCCGACTCACCCTTCGACCGCGCCCAGGAAATCGACCTGGCCGACGTCCGCGACGCCACCTTCATCACCCTCACCCAAGGCTTCGCCACCCACCAGGATGGCAACCGGGTATTCAAGCAGGCGGGGTTCGAGCCGAAGGTGGCGATGCAGGTCAATGACATCTTCACACTGCTGAGCATGGTCAGTTCGGGGGTGGGTTATGCGTTGCTGCCAGGAAGGATCGCGGCGGTGTACGAGAACCGCGTGAAGCTGATACCGCTGCAACCCAGGTATCGGTTGCAGCAGCATATCGGGGTGGTGTTCCTGAAGGCCAAGGAGCGTGATCCGAATTTACTCGCGTTGTTGGCGGAGTGTCGGATGTATGCCAATCGGCAGGGAACAGCCTGA
- the madM gene encoding malonate transporter subunit MadM: MWDLIEKGLEHNGLITAFAFVGVVMWISVVLSKRLTFGRIHGSAIAIVIGLVLAWVGGTLTGGQKGLADLALFSGIGLMGGAMLRDFAIVATAFEVQATEARKAGMIGVIALLLGTILPFIVGASMAWVFGYRDAISMTTIGAGAVTYIVGPVTGAAIGATSDVMALSIATGLIKAILVMVGTPVAARWMGLDNPRSAMVFGGLAGTVSGVTAGLAATDRRLVPYGALTATFHTGLGCLLGPSLLYFIVRGLVG, translated from the coding sequence ATGTGGGATCTCATCGAAAAAGGCCTGGAACATAACGGCCTGATCACCGCGTTTGCGTTTGTTGGCGTGGTGATGTGGATTTCCGTGGTGCTGTCCAAGCGCCTGACGTTCGGGCGCATCCACGGCTCGGCGATTGCCATCGTCATCGGCCTGGTCCTGGCCTGGGTCGGCGGCACCCTTACCGGCGGGCAAAAAGGCTTGGCCGACCTGGCACTGTTCTCTGGTATTGGCCTGATGGGCGGCGCGATGCTGCGCGACTTCGCCATCGTTGCCACGGCGTTCGAGGTGCAGGCCACCGAGGCGCGCAAGGCCGGGATGATCGGTGTGATTGCGCTGCTGCTGGGCACGATCCTGCCGTTTATCGTCGGCGCCAGCATGGCCTGGGTGTTTGGCTATCGCGACGCGATCAGCATGACCACCATCGGCGCGGGTGCGGTGACCTACATCGTCGGCCCGGTGACCGGTGCGGCGATTGGCGCGACTTCGGATGTGATGGCACTGTCGATTGCGACCGGGTTGATCAAGGCGATCCTGGTGATGGTCGGCACCCCGGTGGCGGCGCGTTGGATGGGCTTGGACAATCCGCGTTCAGCGATGGTGTTCGGTGGCTTGGCCGGCACCGTGAGCGGCGTGACGGCAGGGCTGGCGGCGACGGATCGGCGCTTGGTGCCGTATGGCGCGTTGACGGCGACGTTCCATACCGGGCTTGGGTGTTTGCTGGGGCCTTCGTTGCTGTACTTCATTGTGCGTGGGTTGGTGGGCTGA
- the madL gene encoding malonate transporter subunit MadL, translating to MIIYGVALLAICTLAGVIMGDMLGVLLGVKSNVGGVGIAMILLICARLWMQKRGGMTKECEMGVGFWGAMYIPVVVAMAAQQNVVTALHGGPVAVLAAIGSVVVCGCTIALISRTHKGEPLPAEEPLIVPAGGR from the coding sequence ATGATTATTTACGGTGTGGCATTGCTGGCGATCTGCACGCTTGCAGGTGTGATCATGGGCGACATGCTCGGCGTGTTGCTGGGCGTCAAATCCAACGTGGGCGGGGTGGGTATCGCCATGATCCTGCTGATCTGCGCTCGCCTGTGGATGCAAAAACGCGGCGGCATGACCAAGGAGTGCGAGATGGGCGTGGGCTTTTGGGGCGCCATGTATATCCCCGTGGTGGTGGCGATGGCCGCGCAGCAGAACGTCGTAACCGCCCTGCACGGCGGCCCGGTCGCGGTGCTGGCGGCGATTGGTTCGGTGGTGGTCTGTGGTTGCACCATTGCGTTGATCAGCCGTACTCACAAGGGCGAGCCTCTGCCCGCCGAAGAGCCGCTGATCGTGCCTGCGGGAGGTCGCTGA
- the mdcH gene encoding malonate decarboxylase subunit epsilon: MSSLLVFPGQGAQRPGMLKSLPEPVLAEASDALGEDVRVLDSAQALASTRAVQLCLLIAGVAHARLLERTPDYVAGLSIGAYPAAVIAGALDFADAVKLVSLRGQLMQNAYPHGYGMTAIIGVELSTVETLLADIHSPETPVYLANINADNQSVIAGSDEAMKRVAARIKGNGIAKRLAVSVPSHCALLEQPAEVLAQAFVPLKAPRITYLSSTRARPIHNPEHLRDDLAFNMCRVVDWRGTVQSAYERGVRLQIELPPGAVLTGLSRRVFEQGTVIACEGARLDTLQALLEEEERRHR; encoded by the coding sequence ATGAGCAGCCTGCTGGTGTTTCCAGGGCAGGGCGCTCAGCGACCAGGCATGCTGAAGTCGTTGCCCGAACCTGTGCTGGCAGAAGCCAGCGATGCCCTGGGCGAAGACGTGCGCGTGCTCGATTCCGCGCAAGCCCTGGCCAGTACTCGCGCCGTGCAACTGTGCCTGTTGATCGCCGGCGTCGCCCACGCCCGCCTGTTGGAGCGCACCCCGGATTACGTGGCGGGCCTGTCCATCGGCGCCTACCCGGCTGCGGTCATCGCCGGGGCCCTGGATTTTGCCGATGCGGTAAAGCTTGTGAGCCTGCGCGGCCAACTGATGCAAAACGCTTATCCACACGGCTACGGCATGACCGCGATCATCGGCGTGGAGTTATCCACCGTCGAAACACTCCTCGCCGACATCCACAGCCCTGAAACCCCGGTGTACCTGGCCAATATCAACGCCGATAACCAAAGCGTGATCGCCGGCAGCGACGAGGCCATGAAGCGTGTTGCCGCGCGCATCAAGGGCAACGGCATCGCCAAACGCCTGGCCGTCAGTGTGCCGTCCCATTGCGCGCTGCTGGAGCAGCCGGCCGAGGTCCTGGCCCAGGCATTTGTCCCGCTCAAGGCGCCGCGCATCACCTACCTGAGCAGCACTCGCGCGCGGCCGATCCACAACCCCGAACATCTGCGCGACGACCTGGCCTTCAACATGTGCCGCGTCGTTGACTGGCGCGGCACCGTGCAAAGCGCCTACGAGCGCGGTGTGCGCCTGCAAATCGAACTGCCCCCGGGCGCCGTGCTCACCGGCCTGTCACGCCGCGTGTTCGAACAAGGCACCGTGATCGCCTGCGAAGGCGCACGCCTGGATACCTTGCAGGCCCTGCTGGAAGAGGAGGAGCGCCGCCACCGATAA
- a CDS encoding malonate decarboxylase holo-ACP synthase, giving the protein MVNAHDLLWGMTPAHAPADAPAWVLEALGAGHPVVVRRAIAAPGHVAVGVRGRLREQRFAAEMPLAAVQRRVAPEALRDVVSSRDLPALHALAQLRSVLVHEAWGVSGSAGFELATGIEALHAQSDLDLILRTPKRLERAAAEDLLASLDTTVCPVDLQLQTPFGAVALREWASGSRRVLLKTTSGAHLVLDPWQAVA; this is encoded by the coding sequence ATGGTGAACGCCCACGACTTGCTCTGGGGCATGACCCCAGCGCATGCGCCCGCCGATGCACCGGCCTGGGTGCTCGAAGCGCTCGGCGCCGGCCATCCGGTGGTGGTGCGCCGCGCCATTGCCGCGCCGGGGCATGTGGCGGTCGGCGTGCGCGGGCGTTTGCGTGAGCAGCGGTTCGCCGCCGAGATGCCGCTGGCGGCGGTGCAGCGGCGTGTTGCACCGGAAGCCCTGCGCGACGTGGTTTCGTCACGGGATTTACCCGCGCTGCACGCGCTTGCTCAATTGCGTTCGGTGCTGGTGCACGAGGCATGGGGCGTCAGCGGTAGCGCAGGCTTTGAATTGGCCACCGGCATCGAAGCACTGCATGCCCAGAGTGATCTGGATTTGATCCTGCGTACGCCCAAGCGCCTTGAACGCGCCGCTGCCGAGGACCTGCTGGCGAGCCTGGACACGACGGTGTGCCCTGTGGACCTGCAACTGCAAACCCCGTTTGGCGCCGTCGCCTTGCGCGAATGGGCCAGCGGCTCACGCCGTGTGCTGCTGAAAACCACCAGCGGCGCGCATCTTGTGCTCGACCCTTGGCAGGCCGTGGCATGA